A region from the Streptomyces lydicus genome encodes:
- a CDS encoding urease subunit gamma produces MQLTPHEQERLMIHVAADVAEKRRSRGVKLNHPESIALLTVHILEGARDGRTVAELMSSGRKVLTRDEVMEGVPEMIHDVQVEATFPDGTKLVTVHEPIN; encoded by the coding sequence ATGCAACTGACCCCGCATGAACAGGAACGCTTGATGATTCATGTGGCGGCAGACGTGGCCGAAAAACGTCGCTCCCGGGGGGTCAAGCTGAACCATCCGGAGTCGATCGCCCTGCTGACCGTGCACATCCTCGAAGGCGCCAGGGACGGCCGCACCGTCGCCGAGCTCATGTCCTCCGGCCGCAAGGTGCTCACCCGCGACGAGGTCATGGAGGGCGTCCCCGAGATGATCCACGACGTACAGGTCGAGGCCACCTTCCCCGACGGCACCAAGCTCGTCACCGTTCACGAACCCATCAACTGA
- a CDS encoding oxidoreductase: MQRQNWLITGVSTGLGRAFAQAALAAGHTVVGTVRSEEDLRAFEELEPGYARGRILDVTDDHAVSDVITEVERGVGPLDVVIANAGYGLEGTFEETPLAEVRRQFEINVFGAVATLQAALPHMRRRRRGHLMAVTSMGGLMAVPGMSAYCGSKFALEGILEALGKEVAQFGIHVTAIEPGSFRTDWAGRSMTRAARTIDDYDELFDPIREARQKASGNQLGNPAKAGEAVVRIASVDQPPAHLVLGSDALRLVTTARTAVDEDIRAWETLSRTTDFDEGAQL, encoded by the coding sequence ATGCAGAGGCAGAACTGGCTCATCACCGGCGTCAGCACGGGCCTGGGACGTGCCTTCGCCCAGGCTGCCCTGGCTGCCGGTCACACCGTTGTCGGCACGGTCCGCTCCGAGGAGGACCTGCGGGCCTTCGAGGAGCTTGAGCCCGGTTACGCTCGCGGCCGCATCCTGGACGTGACGGACGACCACGCGGTCTCGGATGTGATCACGGAGGTGGAGCGAGGCGTCGGCCCCTTGGATGTCGTCATCGCCAACGCCGGCTACGGCCTGGAGGGCACCTTCGAGGAAACCCCGCTGGCCGAGGTGCGGCGGCAATTCGAGATCAACGTATTCGGGGCAGTGGCCACCCTGCAGGCAGCACTGCCCCACATGCGCCGACGCCGCCGCGGACACCTGATGGCCGTCACCTCCATGGGCGGCCTCATGGCCGTGCCCGGCATGTCCGCCTACTGCGGCAGCAAGTTCGCCCTGGAAGGCATCCTCGAAGCACTGGGCAAGGAGGTCGCACAGTTCGGGATCCACGTGACGGCGATCGAGCCCGGCTCCTTCCGCACCGACTGGGCCGGACGGTCCATGACACGCGCCGCGCGGACCATCGACGACTACGACGAGCTGTTCGATCCCATCCGTGAAGCGCGGCAGAAGGCAAGCGGGAACCAGCTCGGCAACCCGGCCAAGGCCGGAGAAGCCGTCGTGCGCATCGCCTCGGTCGACCAGCCGCCGGCCCACCTCGTCCTGGGCTCGGACGCGCTGCGGCTGGTCACCACTGCGCGCACTGCCGTGGACGAGGACATCCGCGCATGGGAGACGCTCTCCCGCACGACCGACTTCGACGAGGGTGCTCAGCTCTGA
- the ureG gene encoding urease accessory protein UreG gives MHLDHQQTFPERHTYSAAAPVRPDGTRRALRIGLGGPVGTGKTATVAALCRALRDELSIAVVTNDIYTREDAEFLLREAVLPAERISAVETGACPHTAIRDDISANLEAVEDLEEAAGPLDLVLVESGGDNLTATFSKGLVDAQIFVIDVAGGDDIPRKGGPGVTTADLLVINKTDLAPYVGVDLEGMARDAKAQRGELPVAFTALKSENGVRPVAEWVRGRLADWTASPA, from the coding sequence ATGCACCTCGACCACCAGCAGACCTTCCCCGAGCGCCACACCTACAGCGCCGCCGCCCCGGTACGACCCGACGGCACCCGCCGCGCCCTGCGCATCGGTCTCGGCGGCCCGGTCGGCACCGGCAAGACCGCCACCGTCGCCGCGCTGTGCCGCGCCCTGCGCGACGAGCTGTCCATCGCCGTCGTCACCAACGACATCTACACCCGCGAGGACGCCGAATTCCTGCTCCGGGAGGCCGTCCTGCCCGCCGAGCGGATCTCCGCCGTCGAGACCGGCGCCTGCCCGCACACCGCCATCCGCGACGACATCTCCGCCAACCTCGAAGCCGTCGAGGACCTGGAGGAGGCGGCCGGCCCGCTCGATCTCGTCCTGGTCGAATCCGGCGGCGACAACCTCACCGCGACCTTCTCCAAGGGGCTGGTCGACGCCCAGATCTTTGTGATCGACGTGGCCGGCGGCGACGACATCCCGCGCAAGGGCGGCCCCGGCGTCACCACCGCCGACCTGCTCGTCATCAACAAGACCGATCTCGCGCCCTACGTCGGCGTGGACCTGGAGGGGATGGCGCGCGACGCCAAGGCGCAGCGCGGTGAGCTGCCCGTCGCCTTCACCGCCCTGAAGTCGGAGAACGGTGTGCGGCCGGTGGCGGAGTGGGTCCGCGGACGGCTGGCCGACTGGACCGCGAGCCCGGCATGA
- a CDS encoding urease accessory protein UreD: protein MTLALPTPETGRAAAGLCATARIVARADGQGTTRLPVLDGDGPFALRRIRGYGNQARVCVVGAMSAPLGGDRLGIEATAEAGSALHLTAAAATVALPGRTGEHARYDVWLTVGEGARLDWLPEPLISAAGSDLRMTTTVELAPTARLLLREEQVLGRSGEPTGALRSRLTVRRAGRTLLDQETAYGPGVPGWDTSAVLDGHRALGQLLLIGPEFEERPAEVRLLGGAAGERPGDGVGQGVLAPLTGPGALATAVAPDALRLRRLLDEAAGSAAGGGAAAG from the coding sequence ATGACCCTCGCACTCCCCACGCCGGAGACGGGCCGCGCCGCCGCCGGGCTGTGCGCCACCGCCCGCATCGTCGCGCGGGCCGACGGGCAGGGAACCACCCGGCTGCCCGTCCTCGACGGCGACGGCCCGTTCGCGCTGCGCCGTATCCGCGGGTACGGCAACCAGGCCCGGGTCTGCGTCGTGGGCGCCATGAGCGCCCCGCTCGGCGGCGACCGGCTGGGCATCGAGGCCACCGCCGAGGCGGGCAGCGCGCTGCACCTCACGGCCGCCGCCGCGACCGTCGCGCTGCCCGGCCGTACGGGGGAACACGCCCGGTACGACGTGTGGTTGACGGTGGGCGAAGGCGCACGGCTCGACTGGCTGCCCGAACCGCTCATCTCGGCGGCGGGCAGCGACCTGCGGATGACCACCACCGTCGAGCTGGCCCCCACCGCACGCCTGCTGCTCCGCGAGGAACAGGTCCTGGGCCGCAGCGGGGAGCCGACCGGCGCCCTGCGCAGCCGGCTCACCGTCCGCCGGGCCGGCCGGACCCTGCTCGATCAGGAGACGGCGTACGGGCCCGGCGTCCCCGGCTGGGACACCTCGGCCGTTCTGGACGGGCACCGCGCTCTCGGGCAGCTCCTGCTCATCGGGCCGGAGTTCGAGGAGCGGCCGGCCGAGGTGCGGCTGCTCGGCGGCGCGGCGGGCGAACGGCCCGGCGACGGCGTGGGGCAGGGCGTCCTGGCACCGCTTACGGGCCCGGGAGCCCTGGCCACGGCCGTGGCCCCGGACGCGCTGCGGCTGCGGCGCCTGCTGGACGAGGCCGCCGGGAGCGCGGCCGGCGGGGGTGCGGCCGCCGGGTGA
- a CDS encoding urease accessory protein UreF: MSRAALLVLADGRFPAGGHAHSGGAEPAVTAGRIKDAATLESFCRGRLHTAGLVAAGLAAAAAGGHDPLLLDDAADARTPVPALRQVARRLGRQMMRAARATWPSEALDALAAARPRGAHQPVVLGLTARSAGLPPLDAAYAVAYENISGPATAAVRLLSLDPFDATAVLAHLTAELDQVAQQATEAALRIAAEGTGALPAASAPLLDITAQQHAAWPVRLFAS, encoded by the coding sequence ATGAGCCGCGCAGCGCTGCTCGTCCTCGCCGACGGCCGGTTCCCCGCCGGAGGGCACGCCCACTCCGGCGGAGCCGAACCGGCCGTCACCGCGGGACGCATCAAGGACGCCGCCACCCTGGAGAGCTTCTGCCGGGGCCGGCTGCACACCGCGGGCCTGGTCGCCGCGGGGCTCGCCGCCGCGGCCGCGGGCGGCCACGACCCGCTCCTCCTGGACGACGCCGCGGATGCCCGTACGCCCGTACCGGCACTGCGGCAGGTAGCCCGGCGGCTCGGCCGGCAGATGATGCGGGCCGCCCGAGCGACCTGGCCGAGCGAGGCGCTGGACGCGCTCGCCGCGGCCCGTCCCCGCGGCGCCCACCAGCCCGTCGTCCTGGGCCTGACTGCCCGGTCCGCGGGTCTGCCGCCGCTCGATGCCGCATACGCCGTGGCCTACGAGAACATCAGCGGTCCGGCCACCGCGGCCGTCCGGCTGCTGAGCCTGGACCCCTTCGACGCCACCGCCGTGCTCGCACATCTCACCGCCGAGCTCGACCAGGTCGCACAGCAGGCCACCGAGGCCGCGCTGCGGATCGCGGCCGAAGGAACCGGCGCACTGCCCGCGGCCTCCGCGCCGCTGCTCGACATCACCGCCCAACAGCACGCCGCCTGGCCCGTCCGGCTCTTCGCGTCCTGA
- a CDS encoding roadblock/LC7 domain-containing protein: MTIEPRIREELHTLRDQVRHFRGGMVASVDGMVIAHDLPDIEPDGLAALTAAAIGVAKRLTDATGQGAFEESLTRGADGYIAAYSAGRRAVLTAVASPDTNVGRLHLQARRAAERIGALVDAQPRR, from the coding sequence ATGACGATAGAACCCCGGATACGGGAGGAATTGCATACGCTGCGCGACCAAGTACGCCATTTCCGGGGCGGGATGGTGGCGAGCGTGGACGGCATGGTGATCGCCCACGATCTGCCGGATATCGAGCCGGACGGCCTGGCCGCCCTCACCGCCGCGGCGATCGGCGTCGCCAAACGACTCACCGACGCGACCGGACAGGGCGCCTTCGAGGAATCCCTGACACGCGGCGCCGACGGGTATATCGCGGCCTATTCGGCCGGACGGCGCGCGGTCCTGACCGCCGTGGCAAGCCCGGACACCAACGTGGGGCGGCTCCATCTGCAGGCCAGACGTGCCGCGGAGCGGATCGGCGCCCTGGTGGACGCACAGCCCCGCCGATAG
- a CDS encoding urease subunit alpha has protein sequence MSELSRQAYADLLGPTVGDRIRLADTDLVIEITEDRAGGPGRAGDEAVFGGGKVIRESMGQSRATRAEGTPDTVITGAVVLDHWGIVKADVGIRDGRITALGKAGNPDTMDGVHPDLVIGPETEIIAGNGKILTAGAIDTHVHFICPRQADEALASGVTTMIGGGTGPAEGSKATTITPGAWHVARMFESMDSLPVNVGLLGKGNTTSLASMRDQLRAGILGFKVHEDWGATPAVLDACLTVCEESGAQLAIHTDTLNEAGFLGDTLAAIAGRTIHAFHVEGAGGGHAPDMIAMVSEPNVLPASTNPTRPHTVNTVEEHLDMLMVCHHLNPAVPEDLAFAESRIRPSTIAAEDILHDLGAISIMSSDAQAMGRIGEVVMRTWQTAHVMKRRRGTLPGDGRADNHRARRYVAKYTINAALAQGIDHVVGSVEDGKLADLVLWDPAFFGVKPQLVIKGGQIAYAQMGDANASIPTPQPVLPRPMFGATGRAPGSNSVNFVSRQALEDALPERLVLDKPFEAIHSTRGLTKADMRNNDALPRVHVDPDTFTVTIDGEVIEPQPVAELPMAQRYFLF, from the coding sequence GTGTCTGAGCTGAGCCGCCAGGCGTACGCCGATCTTCTCGGCCCGACCGTCGGCGACCGGATCCGGCTCGCCGACACCGACCTCGTCATCGAGATCACCGAAGACCGCGCGGGCGGGCCCGGCAGGGCCGGCGACGAAGCCGTCTTCGGCGGCGGCAAGGTGATCCGCGAATCGATGGGCCAGTCCCGAGCCACCCGCGCCGAGGGCACCCCCGACACCGTGATCACCGGCGCCGTCGTGCTGGACCACTGGGGCATCGTCAAGGCCGATGTCGGTATCCGCGACGGGCGGATCACCGCCCTGGGCAAGGCAGGCAACCCCGACACGATGGACGGCGTCCACCCCGACCTGGTCATCGGCCCCGAGACCGAGATCATCGCCGGCAACGGCAAGATCCTCACGGCCGGCGCCATCGACACCCACGTCCACTTCATCTGCCCCCGGCAGGCGGACGAGGCACTGGCCTCCGGCGTCACCACCATGATCGGCGGCGGTACCGGACCGGCCGAGGGCAGCAAGGCCACCACCATCACCCCCGGTGCCTGGCACGTGGCCCGGATGTTCGAGTCGATGGACTCCCTGCCCGTCAACGTCGGACTGCTCGGCAAGGGCAACACCACCTCCCTCGCCTCGATGCGTGACCAGCTGAGGGCGGGCATCCTCGGCTTCAAGGTCCATGAGGACTGGGGCGCCACACCCGCCGTCCTCGACGCCTGCCTGACGGTCTGCGAGGAGAGCGGCGCCCAGCTCGCGATCCACACCGACACCCTCAACGAGGCCGGCTTCCTCGGTGACACCCTCGCGGCCATCGCGGGCCGCACGATCCACGCCTTCCACGTCGAAGGTGCCGGCGGCGGCCACGCCCCCGACATGATCGCGATGGTCTCCGAGCCGAATGTGCTCCCGGCCTCCACCAACCCCACACGGCCGCACACCGTCAACACCGTCGAGGAACACCTCGACATGCTGATGGTCTGTCACCACCTCAACCCGGCCGTCCCCGAGGACCTGGCCTTCGCCGAGTCCCGGATCCGGCCCTCCACCATCGCGGCCGAGGACATCCTGCACGACCTCGGCGCCATCTCGATCATGTCCTCCGACGCCCAGGCCATGGGGCGGATCGGTGAGGTCGTGATGCGTACCTGGCAGACCGCCCATGTCATGAAGCGGCGCCGCGGCACCCTCCCGGGCGACGGCCGTGCCGACAACCACCGGGCCCGCCGCTATGTCGCCAAGTACACCATCAACGCGGCCCTCGCCCAGGGCATCGACCATGTCGTCGGCTCCGTCGAGGACGGCAAGCTCGCCGACCTCGTGCTGTGGGACCCGGCGTTCTTCGGCGTCAAACCGCAGTTGGTCATCAAGGGCGGCCAGATCGCCTATGCGCAGATGGGCGACGCCAACGCCTCCATCCCCACTCCGCAGCCGGTGCTGCCGCGGCCGATGTTCGGCGCCACCGGCAGGGCCCCGGGCAGCAACTCGGTCAACTTCGTCTCCCGGCAGGCCCTGGAGGACGCGCTTCCCGAACGCCTTGTGCTGGACAAGCCCTTCGAGGCGATCCACAGCACCCGCGGCCTCACCAAGGCCGATATGCGCAACAACGATGCGCTGCCGCGGGTCCATGTCGACCCCGACACCTTCACCGTGACCATCGACGGCGAGGTGATCGAGCCGCAGCCCGTCGCCGAACTCCCCATGGCCCAGCGGTACTTCCTCTTCTGA
- a CDS encoding type II toxin-antitoxin system Phd/YefM family antitoxin: MAYEIPVTQARAELADLINRVVYGGERVVVTRHGKPLVALVSAADLQLLEELGRRDEGAEDEQVISTVSSVRQFPSAPGERRRFGIAAEHRDPAAGDRRPGRES; the protein is encoded by the coding sequence ATGGCCTACGAAATTCCGGTGACGCAAGCACGAGCGGAGCTGGCGGATCTGATCAACCGTGTCGTCTACGGCGGCGAGCGGGTGGTCGTCACCCGTCACGGCAAGCCGCTGGTGGCGTTGGTATCCGCCGCTGACCTGCAGCTACTTGAAGAGCTGGGGCGGCGTGACGAGGGCGCGGAGGACGAGCAGGTGATCAGCACGGTCTCGTCCGTGCGGCAGTTCCCGTCCGCTCCGGGCGAACGGCGGCGCTTCGGTATCGCGGCAGAACACCGCGACCCGGCAGCCGGGGACCGGCGGCCGGGTCGCGAGAGCTGA
- a CDS encoding TetR/AcrR family transcriptional regulator has translation MPSHHPARSRRSTERKGDLRERAILDTCEALLAHKGYNAMTVGDIAQGAGITRGALYFYFGSKQEVVVALVARTVEHLWERSRTTAETDEPRQAIAEAMQRTVELWNEHGLVMRTAIDLSLTVPEIGELWSHTADLFITAITAVLERAGIQAGTEPEQASAMARALCWMIERTFYHASQESRETLQGASATCEHIWLISAGLTT, from the coding sequence ATGCCCAGCCACCACCCCGCGCGGAGCCGACGCAGCACCGAACGCAAGGGCGATCTGCGGGAGCGGGCCATCCTGGACACCTGCGAAGCCCTGCTCGCGCACAAGGGCTACAACGCCATGACCGTCGGCGACATCGCCCAGGGCGCCGGCATCACACGCGGCGCCCTGTACTTCTACTTCGGCTCCAAGCAAGAAGTAGTTGTGGCACTCGTGGCGCGTACCGTCGAGCATCTGTGGGAGCGGTCCCGGACCACCGCGGAGACCGACGAGCCGCGCCAGGCCATCGCAGAAGCCATGCAGCGCACGGTAGAGCTGTGGAACGAGCACGGCCTGGTCATGCGCACGGCGATCGACCTGTCGTTGACCGTGCCGGAGATCGGCGAGCTGTGGAGCCATACAGCGGACTTGTTCATCACGGCCATCACCGCCGTCCTGGAACGGGCCGGCATCCAGGCCGGCACCGAACCAGAACAAGCCTCAGCGATGGCACGCGCCCTGTGCTGGATGATCGAGCGCACGTTCTACCACGCCTCACAAGAGTCCCGCGAGACGCTGCAAGGGGCATCCGCGACCTGCGAACACATCTGGCTGATCAGTGCCGGTCTGACCACCTGA
- a CDS encoding helix-turn-helix domain-containing protein yields the protein MRRWRRVWEEGGAPALRRRPATGRPPQLDDAQVEMVRAALERGAQAHGFEADLWTLERVGTVVERVTGVSCHGRRCGVR from the coding sequence GTGCGGCGGTGGAGGCGTGTGTGGGAGGAAGGGGGTGCTCCAGCCTTGCGCCGGCGTCCGGCCACCGGTCGCCCGCCCCAGCTGGATGACGCCCAGGTCGAGATGGTGCGGGCCGCCTTGGAGCGAGGTGCCCAGGCTCATGGATTCGAGGCGGATCTGTGGACCCTGGAACGAGTCGGCACGGTCGTCGAGCGGGTGACAGGAGTGTCCTGTCACGGGCGTCGGTGTGGCGTGCGCTGA
- a CDS encoding M28 family metallopeptidase, whose amino-acid sequence MTRSTRIRRAALASGAVTALAATLFTAAGAYAGTAPKAAPDVKAAPDVDVKAVKADLDQFQSIADANGGNRAHGKPGYKASIDFVKEKLDKAGFTTKVQEFDGGGTKGYNLVADWPGGDESKTVMAGAHLDSVPAGPGINDNGSGSAGILEVALAVAKANLKPTKHLRFGWWGDEEDGMVGSQAYVDKLGADKSKIDSYLNFDMIGSPNPGYYVYDDDTRLEKVLKDYYTKKNITTEKDTEGDGRSDHASFKDAGIPVGGFFSGADYKKTEAQAKNWGGEVGKAFDACYHQACDTTKNIDEKSLDTNTDAIANALWELSS is encoded by the coding sequence GTGACTCGTTCCACCCGAATACGCCGGGCCGCGCTGGCCTCGGGCGCCGTGACCGCCCTGGCCGCCACTCTCTTCACCGCGGCCGGCGCCTACGCCGGTACCGCGCCGAAGGCCGCCCCGGACGTCAAGGCCGCCCCGGACGTCGACGTCAAGGCCGTCAAAGCCGACCTGGACCAGTTCCAGTCGATCGCCGACGCCAACGGCGGCAACCGCGCCCACGGAAAGCCGGGCTACAAGGCGTCCATCGACTTCGTCAAGGAGAAGCTGGACAAGGCCGGCTTCACCACGAAGGTCCAGGAGTTCGACGGCGGCGGCACCAAGGGCTACAACCTCGTCGCCGACTGGCCCGGCGGCGACGAGAGCAAGACCGTGATGGCCGGCGCCCACCTGGACTCGGTGCCCGCCGGCCCCGGCATCAACGACAACGGCTCAGGCTCGGCCGGCATCCTCGAGGTCGCGCTCGCCGTCGCCAAGGCGAACCTCAAGCCCACCAAGCACCTGCGGTTCGGCTGGTGGGGCGACGAGGAGGACGGCATGGTCGGCTCGCAGGCCTATGTCGACAAGCTCGGCGCCGACAAGTCGAAGATCGACTCGTACCTCAACTTCGACATGATCGGCTCCCCCAACCCGGGCTACTACGTCTACGACGACGACACCCGCCTGGAGAAGGTCCTCAAGGACTACTACACGAAGAAGAACATCACCACCGAGAAGGACACCGAGGGCGACGGCCGCTCGGACCACGCCTCCTTCAAGGATGCGGGCATCCCGGTCGGTGGCTTCTTCTCCGGCGCGGACTACAAGAAGACCGAGGCGCAGGCGAAGAACTGGGGCGGCGAGGTGGGCAAGGCGTTCGACGCCTGCTACCACCAGGCCTGCGACACCACGAAGAACATCGACGAGAAGTCGCTGGACACCAACACGGACGCCATCGCCAACGCTCTGTGGGAGCTCAGCTCCTAA